The segment GATGGCCCACGACAAATCCGGTGCCCTGCCAATACGCAAAGAAAACCGCGAGGCGCATCTTGCGTATCTTGAATCAACAGGCTGCGTGACCTTGGCCGGACCGATGAAAAATGCCCAAGGGGACATGTGCGGATCCATGATCGTTCTGGATGTGCCGGACCTTGCCGCCGCTGAAAACTGGGCCGCGAATGACCCTTACGCCAAGGCCGGATTATTCGAAAACGTGACCCTGCGCGAATGGGTCAGGGTTGTCGGGTAATGGCCTATTGGCTATTCAAATCAGAGCCTAATACATGGGGTTGGGACGATCAGCTGGCCAAAGGGGACGCGGGCGAGGAATGGGACGGTGTCCGTAATTACCAAGCCCGCAACTTCATGCGCGAAATGAAACTGGGGGATTTGGGGTTCTTTTATCATTCGATGAAAGAAAAATCCGTGGTTGGCATCGTCAAGGTGATCGCAGAGGCACATCCCGACAGCACAACCGATGATCCACGCTGGGAATGCGTTGATATTCAGGCGGTGCGCCCCTTCGTGAAACCCGTAACTTTGGATCAGATCAAGGGTGAGGAACAGCTTGCCGATATGATCCTCGTGCGCAATTCGCGTCTGTCGGTGCAACCGGTGACCGACGCAGAATGGCAATTGGTCTGTGCCATGGGTCAGACGAAACCATAGCTAATTTTGGCGAGCCTGTGCATACTCCCCCCAAAGCGCGTTAGGGGAGGTTGATATGGGAATTGTCGCAGTCATTGTAGCAGCGGCCGCAGGTTTTGGATTTGGCGCAATCTGGTACATGGCATTGGCCAAACCTTGGGTCGCAGCCGCCAATATCCAAGTCGATGCCGACGGGAAACCCATCGACAAATCTCCCCTACCCTTTGTTATGGCTGCGGTCGCAATGGTGCTGGTGGCAGGCATGATGCGCCACACCTTTGCCCTTTCGGAAATTGACGATCCCGGCAAAGGATTGATGTCAGGGCTGGGGATTGGTCTGTTTTTCATCAGCCCGTGGATCATGATCAACAACGGCTACGGCGGTCGCCCCTTCCGTCTGACGCTGATCGACGGCGGCTATGCCACGTTCGGCTGCGCCATTATGGGACTTATCCTGACCCTGTTCTAGAACACTCACGAAAAAAGGGTCCCGGCACCGATGCCAGAACCCTTTCTCACCCCGCGTGCTCCACTACCCACACACGTATCGAAATATGTTCTGGCCATCCTAGCCGTTGGGTAATGGGTACCAAGTTGTGCGGCGCAAGCCAAGCAATTGATATCTAAATTACTTTTCAAATGATAAACGCCCGCTGTCAAAACAGCAGGCGCTCATGCAATATCTTCGGTTTTTCGGGATCAGCCGTAAACGGACTCTTTGCCGAATTCTTTGGTCAGCATGTAATAGATCACCGCGCGGTATTTGTTGCGCTCCGACTTGCCGTAGGTCTCAATCGCCTTGTTGATGCCTTCCATCAGGTTCGGACCATCGGGCAAACCCAACTTCTTGATCAGAAAGTTGTTCTTGACGGTCTCAAGCTCGCTCGCCTGGCTGCCGGCAACAGTCTGTGCATCGGCGTTATAGATCGACGGACCGCAGCCAATCGTCACCTTTGTCAAAAGGTCCATGTCCGGCGTCATGCCACATTTGTTCTTCAGATCGTCCGCATATTTCGCGATCCACTCATCCCGTTTGCCCATTAAAATCGTCCCTTTTTCAATATTCTGACCAGCACGTCTGATCTTGGGGCCGACACTACGCATTAAATTTGACACCTCAAAGGGGAAATTTCCAAGCCAGTCCCCCTTGGCAAATTCACCTCTTATCACCGGCCGTACGGCTACAGGCATCGTTATCGCGCAAAAACAAAAACGCCGGAACACATCAATGTTCCGGCGTTCGTGCATCACGTGGCAATCGCCATGCTACAAATCTTAGTAACGGTAATGTTCCGGCTTGAACGGTCCTTCCGGCGTCACGCCGATATAGGCCGCCTGTTCCGCGTTTAATGTGGACAGTTTCACACCGATCCGGTCCAGGTGCAGGCGCGCAACCTTTTCATCCAGATGCTTGGGCAGAATGTAGACTTCGTTCTTGTATTCGTCGCCCTTGGTCCACAATTCGATCTGCGCCAGCACCTGATTGGTGAAGGACGCGGACATCACAAACGACGGGTGGCCAGTGGCGTTGCCAAGGTTCAACAGACGCCCCTCGGACAACAGGATCAACCGGTTGCCGTTCGGCATCTCGATCATGTCCACCTGTTCTTTGATGTTGGTCCATTTGTGGTTCTTCAGGCTGGCCACCTGAATTTCATTGTCGAAGTGACCGATGTTGCCAACAATCGCCATGTCCTTCATCTCGCGCATATGCTCGATGCGGATCACGTCTTTGTTGCCGGTGGTCGTGACGAAAATATCTGCCGTCGCGACCACATCTTCCAGCGTGGTCACCTGAAAACCATCCATCGCCGCCT is part of the Sulfitobacter geojensis genome and harbors:
- a CDS encoding DUF1761 domain-containing protein, which encodes MGIVAVIVAAAAGFGFGAIWYMALAKPWVAAANIQVDADGKPIDKSPLPFVMAAVAMVLVAGMMRHTFALSEIDDPGKGLMSGLGIGLFFISPWIMINNGYGGRPFRLTLIDGGYATFGCAIMGLILTLF
- a CDS encoding DUF2853 family protein; the protein is MGKRDEWIAKYADDLKNKCGMTPDMDLLTKVTIGCGPSIYNADAQTVAGSQASELETVKNNFLIKKLGLPDGPNLMEGINKAIETYGKSERNKYRAVIYYMLTKEFGKESVYG
- a CDS encoding YciI family protein, yielding MLVCLMAHDKSGALPIRKENREAHLAYLESTGCVTLAGPMKNAQGDMCGSMIVLDVPDLAAAENWAANDPYAKAGLFENVTLREWVRVVG
- a CDS encoding EVE domain-containing protein, with amino-acid sequence MAYWLFKSEPNTWGWDDQLAKGDAGEEWDGVRNYQARNFMREMKLGDLGFFYHSMKEKSVVGIVKVIAEAHPDSTTDDPRWECVDIQAVRPFVKPVTLDQIKGEEQLADMILVRNSRLSVQPVTDAEWQLVCAMGQTKP